One Sulfurihydrogenibium subterraneum DSM 15120 DNA segment encodes these proteins:
- a CDS encoding nucleotidyltransferase domain-containing protein, whose translation MNDYFQKKIIEKKDILLDSIKKAYGYNLEAVVLFGSVARGDFARYSDIDVLIIVEDSDLSFRKRINEFYNKVGYYFENHYLSPVILKKEEALNFHPLFLGIFESYITLYDKNGIVDKIVLLIKDKKIKGQIIEFEKPVKYWRILDEA comes from the coding sequence ATGAATGATTACTTTCAGAAGAAAATTATTGAAAAAAAAGATATTCTTTTAGATAGCATAAAAAAAGCTTACGGGTATAATCTTGAAGCTGTAGTTTTATTCGGCTCCGTAGCAAGAGGAGATTTCGCAAGATATTCTGATATTGATGTTTTAATTATTGTTGAAGATAGTGATTTATCATTTAGAAAAAGGATAAATGAGTTTTATAATAAAGTTGGATACTACTTTGAAAATCACTATTTAAGTCCTGTAATTTTAAAGAAAGAGGAAGCTTTAAATTTTCATCCTTTATTTCTGGGAATTTTTGAAAGTTATATAACTCTTTACGATAAAAATGGTATAGTAGATAAAATTGTTTTGCTGATAAAAGATAAGAAAATTAAAGGTCAAATTATAGAATTTGAAAAGCCTGTAAAGTATTGGAGAATATTAGATGAAGCCTAA
- a CDS encoding NIL domain-containing protein: protein MTSMKLKLIYPEEKIKEPLLSKVCKNFNVDINIRKANVQEKIGWLELEFIGSEEEIEKAIQFLVENNVEVLPIEGQVFIE from the coding sequence ATGACTTCTATGAAGCTGAAGTTAATATATCCAGAAGAAAAAATTAAAGAGCCTCTTCTTAGCAAAGTTTGTAAAAACTTTAATGTAGATATAAACATAAGAAAGGCAAACGTTCAGGAAAAAATTGGTTGGCTCGAACTTGAATTTATAGGAAGTGAAGAAGAAATAGAAAAGGCTATACAGTTTTTAGTTGAAAACAATGTAGAGGTTCTTCCTATAGAAGGTCAAGTATTTATAGAGTGA
- a CDS encoding nucleotidyltransferase domain-containing protein, whose product MEDKLRLSKEEIQAIKDLALDIFGKDVRLWIFGSRANQSRKGGDIDIYIETHNLENIVEKQIKYLSRLKLKIGDQKIDLIIRPYDCEEIICLEAKNTGVRLI is encoded by the coding sequence ATGGAAGATAAATTAAGACTTTCAAAAGAAGAAATTCAAGCGATAAAAGACCTTGCATTAGATATTTTTGGCAAAGATGTAAGATTATGGATTTTTGGAAGTAGAGCTAACCAAAGCAGAAAAGGTGGAGATATTGATATTTATATAGAAACTCATAATTTAGAGAATATAGTTGAAAAACAAATAAAATATTTATCAAGATTAAAACTAAAAATAGGCGACCAAAAAATAGATTTGATTATTAGACCTTACGACTGTGAAGAAATTATATGTTTAGAAGCAAAAAATACGGGAGTTAGACTAATTTGA
- a CDS encoding Ppx/GppA phosphatase family protein — protein sequence MKPKIVVLIDIGTYSTRMLIVAVHGDGSFNEIFSVGRITALGRKLKETGYLQKEAMEETLSVLREYVLIAKEYHPDKKLAVATQACREAKNAPEFLERVKQLGVDVKVISGEEEASLSFLATSKALNIQDKFVVIDQGGGSTEFSYGEKDKLIKAISFPFGIVNLTERFIKSDPPKPHELDSLQEFLKAQIDTAYKEMKDANQLVGLGGTITTVVALEKSLYPYDSKKVHGSTLTYDSIKKWFEKLSSITVSQRKSIPMIEDKRAEAIVSGIAIFKVAMETFQKDTIKISEWGIRHGLLLTYLQQL from the coding sequence ATGAAGCCTAAAATAGTAGTACTCATTGATATTGGGACATACTCAACCCGTATGCTAATAGTAGCTGTTCATGGAGATGGCAGTTTTAACGAAATTTTTTCTGTCGGAAGAATTACAGCTCTTGGCAGAAAGCTAAAAGAGACAGGCTACCTGCAAAAAGAAGCAATGGAAGAAACCTTATCTGTTTTAAGAGAGTATGTTTTAATAGCAAAAGAGTATCATCCAGATAAGAAATTAGCAGTTGCAACTCAAGCCTGTAGAGAAGCAAAAAACGCACCAGAATTCTTAGAAAGAGTAAAACAGCTTGGAGTAGATGTAAAAGTAATATCAGGAGAGGAAGAAGCTTCACTTTCATTTTTAGCAACATCTAAAGCTCTAAACATTCAAGATAAATTTGTAGTAATTGACCAAGGTGGAGGAAGTACTGAATTTTCTTACGGAGAAAAAGATAAATTAATAAAAGCAATATCCTTTCCTTTTGGGATAGTTAACCTTACAGAAAGATTTATAAAATCAGACCCACCTAAACCTCATGAATTGGACTCTTTACAAGAATTTTTAAAAGCTCAGATAGATACTGCTTACAAAGAGATGAAAGATGCAAATCAATTAGTTGGTCTTGGTGGTACTATAACAACTGTTGTAGCACTTGAAAAAAGTCTATATCCGTACGACTCAAAAAAAGTCCACGGTTCAACCTTAACTTACGACAGTATAAAAAAGTGGTTTGAGAAACTCTCTTCAATCACAGTAAGTCAGAGAAAATCTATACCTATGATAGAAGACAAGAGAGCTGAAGCTATTGTATCAGGGATAGCTATATTTAAAGTTGCAATGGAAACGTTCCAAAAAGATACAATAAAGATAAGTGAGTGGGGCATAAGACACGGATTACTTCTAACCTACTTACAACAGTTATAG
- a CDS encoding MoaD/ThiS family protein, whose product MAITVRIPTALRRITQGQGEVTVEASSIAQLIDALEKEFPGIKERLVDENGEIRKFVNFFVNDEDIRFSQGKDTPLKDGDVVAIIPAIAGGNK is encoded by the coding sequence ATGGCAATAACTGTAAGAATACCAACAGCTTTAAGAAGAATCACACAAGGACAAGGGGAAGTTACAGTAGAAGCTTCTAGCATAGCACAGCTTATAGATGCTTTGGAAAAAGAGTTTCCGGGAATAAAAGAAAGATTAGTTGATGAAAACGGTGAAATAAGAAAGTTTGTAAACTTCTTTGTTAACGACGAAGATATAAGATTTTCACAAGGTAAAGATACTCCTTTAAAAGATGGAGACGTGGTTGCAATTATTCCAGCTATAGCAGGTGGAAATAAATAA
- the uvrB gene encoding excinuclease ABC subunit UvrB, translated as MNKSIFKLKAPFEPTGDQPKAIKQLYENLKSGVNEQVLLGATGTGKTFTIANLIEKYGRPTLILSHNKTLAAQLYREIKELFPDNAVEYFVSYYDYYQPEAYIPQKDLYIEKDSAINDSIDRLRHSATRSLIERPDTIVVASVSCIYGLGTPEFYEKLRLQLYVGMEIDRQTLLRKLVELQYQRDDFSLKRGTFKVKGDTVEILPAYTEDIIIRVEFFGDEIENITEIDIFNRYVKRKLERTVIFPASHYVIPRPDMIEAIKQIQKDLEIEVEEFRKQGKEIEANRLWQRTNYDIEMMLELGTCKGIENYSRYFDGRKPGEPPYTLIDYFPEDFLLIIDESHVTIPQIKAMYNGDLARKENLVKYGWRMKSAYDNRPLKFEEFVSKIQKAIYVSATPAQWEIERSKGVIVEQIIRPTGLLDPVIEVKKTEGQIDDLINEIWKVKERNERALVITLTKKMAEHLADYLQERDIKAVYLHSEIDTIERAKIIKEFREGKYDVIVGVNLLREGLDMPEVSLVAVLDADKQGFLRSKTALIQTIGRAARNENGKAILYADKLTPAMVETIEETNRRRKLQQEYNEKHGITPKTVKKEIKDLISLEELGILELYQEIPEDISTEEDLLKEIQKLEKQMWDYAKNWEFEKAAQVRDKLEKLKKLATVL; from the coding sequence ATGAATAAGTCAATATTTAAACTGAAAGCACCTTTTGAACCTACTGGAGACCAACCAAAAGCTATAAAACAGCTGTATGAAAATCTAAAGTCAGGTGTAAATGAGCAGGTTTTACTTGGAGCTACAGGAACAGGAAAAACCTTTACGATAGCAAACCTTATAGAAAAGTATGGGAGACCTACCCTTATACTTTCTCACAACAAAACTTTAGCGGCACAGCTGTATAGAGAGATAAAAGAGCTTTTCCCTGATAATGCAGTAGAATATTTTGTCTCTTACTACGATTACTATCAACCAGAGGCATACATTCCTCAAAAAGACCTTTACATAGAAAAAGACAGTGCTATTAACGACTCTATAGACAGACTTAGACACTCTGCAACAAGAAGTTTGATAGAAAGGCCAGATACGATAGTAGTTGCTTCCGTATCCTGTATATACGGTCTTGGAACCCCTGAATTTTATGAGAAATTAAGACTTCAACTTTACGTAGGAATGGAAATAGACCGTCAAACCCTACTTAGAAAACTCGTGGAGCTCCAGTATCAGAGAGATGACTTTTCTTTAAAAAGAGGAACGTTTAAAGTAAAAGGCGATACAGTAGAGATACTTCCAGCTTACACAGAAGATATAATTATTAGAGTTGAGTTTTTTGGAGATGAAATAGAAAACATAACCGAAATAGATATATTCAACAGATACGTAAAAAGAAAGTTAGAAAGGACTGTAATATTTCCTGCAAGCCACTACGTAATACCAAGACCTGATATGATAGAGGCTATAAAGCAGATACAGAAAGATTTAGAAATAGAAGTAGAAGAGTTTAGAAAACAAGGAAAAGAGATTGAGGCAAATAGACTTTGGCAAAGGACAAATTACGATATAGAAATGATGTTAGAACTTGGAACCTGTAAAGGAATAGAGAACTACTCAAGATATTTTGACGGTAGAAAACCAGGAGAACCTCCTTACACGCTTATAGACTACTTTCCAGAAGACTTTTTACTTATTATAGATGAATCTCACGTAACAATTCCACAGATAAAAGCTATGTACAACGGAGATTTGGCAAGGAAAGAAAACCTTGTAAAATACGGTTGGAGAATGAAATCAGCTTACGATAACAGACCTTTAAAGTTTGAAGAGTTTGTTAGTAAAATCCAGAAGGCTATTTACGTATCAGCAACACCTGCCCAGTGGGAGATAGAAAGGTCAAAAGGCGTGATAGTAGAGCAGATAATACGACCAACAGGACTTTTAGACCCTGTTATAGAAGTAAAGAAAACGGAAGGACAGATAGATGACTTAATAAACGAAATATGGAAAGTAAAAGAGAGAAACGAAAGAGCCTTGGTAATCACACTTACAAAAAAAATGGCTGAACATTTGGCAGATTATTTGCAAGAAAGAGATATAAAAGCTGTTTATCTTCACTCAGAGATAGACACTATAGAGAGAGCAAAGATAATAAAAGAGTTTAGAGAAGGAAAGTATGACGTTATAGTAGGAGTAAACCTACTCAGAGAAGGACTTGATATGCCAGAAGTTTCTTTAGTGGCAGTTTTAGATGCAGATAAGCAAGGATTTTTAAGGTCAAAAACAGCCCTTATCCAGACAATAGGAAGAGCTGCAAGGAACGAAAACGGAAAAGCAATACTCTATGCAGACAAACTAACACCTGCTATGGTAGAAACGATAGAAGAGACAAACAGAAGAAGAAAATTACAGCAAGAGTATAACGAAAAACACGGTATCACACCAAAAACAGTAAAAAAAGAGATAAAAGATTTAATATCTTTAGAAGAACTTGGAATATTAGAACTTTATCAAGAGATACCTGAAGACATATCTACAGAAGAAGATTTACTTAAAGAGATACAAAAGTTAGAAAAACAGATGTGGGATTATGCTAAAAACTGGGAGTTTGAAAAAGCAGCCCAAGTAAGAGATAAGTTAGAAAAATTAAAAAAATTAGCAACAGTATTGTAG